The following coding sequences are from one Etheostoma cragini isolate CJK2018 unplaced genomic scaffold, CSU_Ecrag_1.0 ScbMSFa_4272, whole genome shotgun sequence window:
- the LOC117941098 gene encoding homeobox protein EMX1-like codes for MFHHSSTKKCFTIESLVGKEASRHGGSGDEPIRPTALRFPESLHPAAAAAAASGVFGSCFQGSGGRTLYSAGPDMVLQEAGAHALQMPPQSFFSPQHRDALSFYPWVLRNRYLHGHRFQ; via the coding sequence ATGTTCCACCACAGCAGCACCAAGAAATGTTTCACCATCGAGTCTCTGGTGGGGAAGGAGGCGAGCAGGCACGGCGGCTCCGGGGACGAGCCCATCCGGCCCACGGCGCTCCGGTTCCCGGAGTCCCTGCAccccgccgccgccgccgccgccgcttCGGGGGTCTTCGGCTCGTGCTTCCAGGGCAGCGGTGGGCGGACTTTGTACTCCGCGGGGCCGGACATGGTGCTCCAGGAGGCCGGGGCGCACGCGCTGCAGATGCCGCCGCAGAGCTTCTTCAGCCCGCAGCACCGGGACGCGCTCAGCTTCTACCCCTGGGTGCTCCGGAACCGGTACCTGCACGGACACCGCTTCCAAG